In Devosia chinhatensis, the following are encoded in one genomic region:
- a CDS encoding cell wall hydrolase, producing MALSHRPQVHVHRARAVRLGLALVRTLTLGGVASLAYLGLATGAFGPGSGPLGEYGVPGQPAPDLALASLTFSGVDPVITGSVDHLFASEIFAGPNRAQKGDRVRPVVDALTIAKSFENARTRLAALRSPADAAALGQSSLADAGATAEDEGPRMSVASLHPNAAAALDAIAGIAPGSRDNLGQVTMPETMPEQLAYARANEPVTARSLEPEELKVSDRELWCLATAIYFEARGESYRGQVAVAQVVMNRTKDHRYPDTICGVVFQNQHRKNACQFSFACDGIPEVVNERKPWDQAEDIASKVTTGELYLTEVGDATHYHATYVRPAWAPRMDKVTQIGLHVFYKFKRGWLFG from the coding sequence ATGGCCCTTTCCCACCGGCCCCAGGTGCATGTGCACCGGGCTAGAGCGGTTCGCCTGGGACTAGCCCTTGTCAGGACTCTGACATTGGGCGGTGTCGCGTCCCTTGCCTATCTGGGCCTCGCCACTGGCGCGTTCGGCCCCGGTTCCGGTCCCCTCGGCGAGTATGGTGTGCCGGGACAGCCCGCACCCGACCTGGCCCTGGCCAGCCTCACTTTCTCGGGCGTCGATCCGGTCATTACCGGTTCGGTCGACCATCTCTTCGCCTCGGAGATATTTGCCGGACCCAATCGCGCCCAAAAGGGTGATCGCGTCCGCCCGGTCGTTGACGCCCTCACCATTGCCAAGAGCTTCGAGAATGCCCGGACGCGTCTTGCGGCCCTGCGCAGTCCGGCTGATGCCGCCGCGCTCGGCCAGTCCAGCCTCGCCGATGCTGGCGCGACAGCCGAGGACGAAGGGCCACGCATGTCGGTGGCCTCGCTTCATCCCAATGCCGCCGCCGCGCTCGACGCCATTGCCGGCATCGCTCCGGGCAGCCGCGACAATCTGGGGCAGGTGACCATGCCCGAAACCATGCCGGAGCAGCTTGCCTATGCCCGTGCCAACGAGCCGGTCACGGCCCGGTCGCTCGAGCCCGAAGAGCTCAAGGTCTCCGATCGGGAGCTCTGGTGCCTGGCGACGGCCATCTACTTCGAAGCGCGTGGCGAAAGCTATCGCGGCCAGGTTGCCGTGGCGCAGGTGGTGATGAACCGGACCAAGGACCATCGCTATCCCGACACGATCTGCGGCGTGGTTTTCCAGAACCAGCACCGCAAGAATGCCTGCCAGTTCTCCTTTGCCTGTGACGGCATTCCCGAAGTGGTCAACGAGCGCAAGCCCTGGGATCAGGCCGAGGATATTGCCAGCAAGGTGACGACCGGCGAGCTCTACCTGACCGAAGTCGGCGACGCGACCCATTACCATGCCACTTACGTTCGCCCCGCCTGGGCACCCCGCATGGACAAGGTCACCCAGATCGGCCTGCACGTCTTCTACAAGTTCAAGCGCGGCTGGCTGTTTGGCTAG
- a CDS encoding HD family hydrolase, translating to MSRQSSRAWQRMLSGRRLDILDPSPVDVELSDIAHGLARVARWNGQTLGDYPFSVAQHSVLVLELFRATQPAATPVAQLQALLHDAPEYVMGDIISPFKAAMGGNYKDVENRLLSAIYLRFSLPATMPAILVKQVKKADQEAAYFEATHLAGFEPAEARKFFGEPGQPAFDVEAFDRLIRPWPTHQAHDRFIQVFEDITRSIPGR from the coding sequence ATGTCACGTCAAAGCTCCCGCGCCTGGCAGCGCATGCTGTCGGGCCGCCGTCTCGACATTCTCGATCCCTCTCCGGTCGATGTCGAGCTCAGCGACATTGCCCATGGCCTGGCGCGCGTCGCCCGCTGGAACGGCCAAACCCTTGGCGATTATCCGTTTTCCGTCGCGCAGCACTCGGTTCTCGTGCTCGAATTGTTCCGCGCCACCCAGCCCGCCGCGACCCCGGTGGCGCAATTGCAGGCGCTTTTGCACGATGCACCCGAATATGTGATGGGTGACATCATCTCGCCGTTCAAGGCGGCCATGGGCGGCAATTACAAGGATGTTGAAAATCGTTTGTTGTCAGCGATTTACCTGCGCTTCTCCTTGCCCGCCACCATGCCCGCTATACTGGTGAAACAGGTCAAGAAGGCCGACCAGGAGGCCGCCTATTTCGAAGCCACCCACCTTGCCGGGTTCGAGCCGGCCGAGGCGCGGAAATTCTTCGGCGAACCGGGCCAGCCAGCCTTTGACGTCGAGGCCTTCGACCGGCTGATCCGGCCCTGGCCGACGCATCAGGCACATGATCGATTTATCCAGGTTTTCGAGGACATTACGCGATCTATCCCCGGCCGCTGA
- a CDS encoding YgfZ/GcvT domain-containing protein — MIVHLRADRALFRFSGPDAHKLVNDVVTGHVPHQDEESAAAWALLSPQGKILAEGLSIWREDALWLDTHMSVADDFFKRMRMYRLRAKAEIEDLRESHRVGFSAKAVPGAARNRLGPVELGHHVIAPLSDTTDWSSDERPYNAARIEAGILHQGNDFPANDTFAHDIGLDILEGIDFVKGCYVGQEVVSRMKHRGTARRRPVLVTGIDAPSGSPILAGGREAGTTGQVLDGKAVAIVRLDRVTDPADVTIAEKPVSLALPSWATYQFGETVAEE, encoded by the coding sequence ATGATTGTTCATCTGCGCGCCGACCGCGCCCTGTTCCGGTTTTCCGGCCCCGATGCTCACAAGCTGGTCAACGACGTGGTGACCGGCCATGTACCCCATCAGGATGAGGAAAGCGCCGCCGCTTGGGCGCTGCTCTCCCCGCAGGGCAAGATTCTCGCCGAAGGCCTTTCCATTTGGCGTGAGGACGCGCTCTGGCTGGACACCCACATGTCGGTCGCCGACGACTTCTTCAAACGCATGCGCATGTACAGGCTGCGCGCCAAGGCCGAGATCGAGGATCTTCGCGAGAGCCACCGCGTCGGCTTTTCCGCCAAAGCCGTGCCCGGCGCGGCGCGCAACCGGCTTGGCCCGGTCGAGCTTGGCCACCATGTCATCGCCCCTCTCTCGGATACGACCGACTGGTCGAGCGATGAGCGCCCCTACAACGCCGCACGGATCGAGGCGGGCATCCTGCATCAGGGCAATGACTTTCCGGCCAATGATACATTCGCCCACGATATTGGCCTGGACATCCTCGAGGGCATCGACTTCGTCAAAGGCTGCTATGTCGGCCAGGAGGTCGTGTCGCGCATGAAGCATCGCGGCACTGCTCGCCGCCGACCCGTCCTCGTCACCGGCATCGATGCCCCCTCGGGCAGTCCGATCCTTGCCGGCGGGCGCGAGGCCGGCACGACCGGTCAGGTGCTCGATGGCAAGGCTGTCGCCATCGTCCGCCTCGACCGGGTTACCGATCCGGCCGACGTCACAATCGCTGAAAAGCCGGTCAGCCTGGCCTTGCCCTCATGGGCCACGTACCAGTTCGGTGAAACAGTCGCGGAAGAATAG
- a CDS encoding dihydroorotase, with product MAQYDVIFKNATLVNHDGEGLADIAVKDGRIAALGTIEGSAAEIVDCSGLHILPGVIDTQVHFREPGLTHKEDLESGSRGAVMGGVTGVFEMPNTNPLTTTRETFEAKIAAGTDRMHCDFAFYIGGTHENVGELAVLEKLPGCAGVKVFMGSSTGSLLVQDDAGVEAILRAISRRAAFHSEDEYMLEDRKGLRVEGDPSSHPVWRSPEVAMSCTTRLVNLARKTGKRIHVLHISTKEEMVYLADHKDVASVEVTPHHLTLDETAYTRLGTYAQMNPPVRDRDHREGIWKGVANGVADILGSDHAPHTREEKDHPYPQSHSGMTGVQTLVPTMLDHVNAGRLSLQRFVDMTSHGPNRLFGIANKGRIAVGYDADLTIVDMKRRETITNDWIESRAGWTPYDGVTVTGWPVGTVVRGHKVMWQGELLTPNKGQPMRFLEALAG from the coding sequence ATGGCCCAGTACGACGTGATTTTCAAGAACGCCACGCTGGTCAACCATGATGGCGAGGGCCTGGCCGACATTGCGGTCAAGGATGGACGGATCGCCGCGCTCGGCACCATCGAGGGCAGCGCCGCCGAGATCGTCGATTGCAGCGGCCTCCACATCCTGCCCGGCGTGATCGATACTCAGGTGCATTTTCGGGAGCCCGGCCTGACGCACAAGGAAGACCTCGAAAGCGGCTCGCGCGGCGCGGTCATGGGCGGGGTGACGGGCGTGTTCGAAATGCCCAATACCAATCCGCTGACCACGACGCGCGAAACCTTCGAGGCCAAGATCGCCGCCGGTACCGATCGCATGCATTGCGACTTCGCCTTTTATATCGGCGGCACCCACGAAAATGTCGGCGAGCTTGCCGTTCTGGAAAAGCTCCCGGGCTGCGCGGGCGTCAAGGTGTTCATGGGCTCGTCCACCGGCTCGCTACTGGTACAGGACGATGCGGGGGTGGAGGCGATCCTGCGGGCGATTTCACGCCGCGCCGCCTTCCACTCGGAAGACGAATACATGCTCGAAGACCGCAAGGGCCTGCGTGTCGAGGGCGATCCGTCCAGCCATCCGGTCTGGCGCTCGCCGGAAGTGGCGATGAGCTGCACGACGCGGCTGGTGAACTTGGCGCGCAAGACCGGCAAGCGCATCCATGTGCTGCATATTTCGACCAAGGAAGAGATGGTCTATCTGGCCGACCACAAGGACGTGGCGAGCGTCGAGGTGACCCCGCACCACCTGACGCTGGATGAAACGGCCTATACCCGGCTGGGCACCTATGCGCAGATGAACCCGCCCGTGCGCGACCGGGATCATCGCGAGGGCATCTGGAAGGGTGTCGCCAATGGCGTTGCTGACATCCTTGGCTCCGACCATGCGCCGCATACGCGCGAGGAAAAGGATCATCCCTATCCGCAGAGCCATTCGGGCATGACCGGGGTGCAGACGCTGGTGCCGACCATGCTCGACCACGTCAATGCCGGGCGGCTGAGCCTGCAGCGTTTCGTCGACATGACCAGTCACGGGCCCAATCGCCTGTTCGGCATCGCCAACAAGGGCCGGATCGCCGTGGGCTACGACGCCGACCTCACCATCGTCGACATGAAGCGGCGCGAAACCATCACCAATGACTGGATCGAAAGCCGCGCCGGCTGGACGCCCTATGATGGGGTGACGGTGACCGGCTGGCCGGTGGGCACGGTGGTGCGCGGCCACAAAGTGATGTGGCAGGGCGAATTGCTGACCCCCAACAAGGGCCAGCCCATGCGCTTCCTCGAGGCTCTGGCCGGGTAG
- a CDS encoding GGDEF domain-containing protein has product MPSIIRNSLAAKVFLVCFLTIHLPLIALIVYLGLGRPSDPLPILVVALLATLLGAVLSFLAVYQLVSPIDRLIRAVDRYQQDGIEPFVEVRGSDGIKRLAEKVLGLVRSHERSLAVLKRQANSDSLTGLGNRRWLQNAVSIEINRATRRGQAVWVIAFDLDHFKDINDRFGHAAGDEVLMIVAEVTQRQLRPYDLIARIGGEEFCVVATDDSLEFGLLAAERIRSAIEGWRPSLGGEPHTITASFGVHRGDPAVETFAEMLRAADKNLYDAKTRGRNQVVGASL; this is encoded by the coding sequence ATGCCGTCAATCATCCGCAATTCCCTGGCCGCCAAGGTTTTCCTGGTCTGTTTCCTGACCATCCACCTGCCGCTGATCGCGCTCATCGTCTATCTGGGGCTGGGGCGGCCATCCGACCCGCTGCCGATCCTCGTGGTGGCGCTGCTGGCGACGCTGTTGGGAGCGGTACTTTCGTTCCTGGCGGTCTATCAATTGGTCAGTCCGATCGACCGGCTGATCCGGGCGGTGGATCGCTACCAACAGGACGGGATCGAGCCCTTCGTCGAAGTGCGCGGCAGCGACGGGATCAAGCGGCTGGCCGAAAAGGTGCTGGGGCTGGTGCGATCCCACGAGCGCTCGCTCGCCGTGCTCAAGCGGCAGGCCAACAGCGATTCCCTCACCGGGCTGGGCAATCGACGCTGGCTGCAGAATGCGGTTTCCATCGAAATCAACCGCGCCACGCGACGTGGCCAGGCGGTCTGGGTGATCGCTTTCGACCTCGACCATTTCAAGGACATCAACGACCGCTTCGGCCATGCTGCGGGCGACGAAGTGCTGATGATCGTGGCCGAGGTGACGCAGCGCCAGTTGCGGCCCTATGACCTCATCGCCAGGATCGGCGGCGAGGAGTTCTGCGTGGTGGCCACGGACGACAGTCTCGAATTCGGACTATTGGCCGCCGAACGCATCCGCAGCGCCATCGAGGGCTGGCGGCCGAGCCTGGGGGGCGAGCCGCACACGATAACGGCCAGCTTTGGCGTGCATCGCGGCGACCCGGCCGTGGAAACATTTGCCGAAATGCTCCGCGCCGCCGACAAGAACCTCTACGACGCCAAGACGCGTGGCCGGAACCAGGTCGTGGGCGCCAGTCTCTAG
- a CDS encoding TIGR02301 family protein: MTVAARPLFQFCRPLLALGLALAFSAPSLAVDPPYQRQMERLSEIMGSLYFLQPLCKAGTEDWRAQMADLIELDEPDEDRRQRLAGAFNGGYTAFSRFHRNCTPASREALTRLLFEAQKLSREIHTRFAE; encoded by the coding sequence ATGACCGTCGCTGCCCGACCCCTTTTCCAGTTCTGCCGCCCGCTTCTTGCGCTGGGGCTCGCCCTTGCCTTTTCGGCTCCAAGTCTGGCGGTGGACCCGCCCTATCAGCGGCAGATGGAACGACTGTCCGAAATCATGGGCAGTCTCTATTTCCTGCAGCCGCTCTGCAAGGCCGGCACCGAGGACTGGCGGGCGCAGATGGCGGACCTGATCGAGCTGGACGAGCCCGACGAGGATCGCCGCCAGCGTCTCGCCGGGGCCTTCAACGGCGGCTACACCGCCTTTTCGCGCTTCCATCGCAATTGCACGCCGGCCTCGCGCGAAGCGCTGACACGGCTATTGTTCGAGGCGCAAAAGCTCTCCCGCGAGATCCATACGCGCTTTGCCGAATGA
- a CDS encoding NUDIX hydrolase: MNDQPNAASVGIVRHGKILLIKRALAPYQNLWTFPGGRMDPGETIEQCAIREVQEELALTVRNPRHVVTQALGRDGTYRLAVYTTTDYIGTIRPSDEIADHKWADPGMLLALRTTSRLDDVITQCFRVLGQNW; this comes from the coding sequence ATGAATGACCAACCCAATGCAGCCAGTGTCGGCATCGTGCGCCACGGCAAGATCCTGCTGATCAAGCGGGCGCTCGCCCCCTACCAGAACCTGTGGACCTTTCCTGGCGGCCGCATGGACCCGGGCGAAACCATCGAGCAATGCGCCATCCGCGAAGTCCAGGAAGAACTCGCCCTGACGGTGCGCAATCCGCGCCATGTCGTCACCCAGGCGCTGGGCCGGGACGGCACCTATCGGCTGGCCGTCTACACCACCACCGATTATATCGGCACGATTCGCCCCAGCGACGAGATCGCCGACCACAAATGGGCCGATCCGGGCATGCTGCTGGCCCTGCGCACCACGTCCCGCCTCGATGACGTGATCACGCAATGCTTTCGCGTCCTCGGCCAGAACTGGTAG
- a CDS encoding SOS response-associated peptidase, giving the protein MCGRYASTLPPEMMVALFKLLKSIDMVPRFNIAPTQPIVAIWEGEGRREPHFARWGLVPSWVKDPREFPLLVNARAETMADKPAFRDPLKHGRCIVPASGYYEWHTGPDKQKRPYYITRADGQPLALAGLYATWSGPEGEEVDSVATITVPANAQLSVVHDRMPAILLDAESQDAWLNVREVRAREAAQLALPLADGVLKFHPVSTRVNSARDDDPGLIEPVSDEAPMPEAKPARTKKVAGGGGQMDLF; this is encoded by the coding sequence ATGTGCGGACGCTATGCCTCGACCCTGCCGCCCGAAATGATGGTCGCGCTGTTCAAGCTGCTCAAGTCGATCGACATGGTGCCGCGCTTCAACATCGCCCCCACCCAGCCCATCGTGGCCATCTGGGAAGGCGAGGGGCGGCGGGAGCCGCATTTTGCCCGCTGGGGCCTCGTGCCGTCCTGGGTCAAGGATCCGCGCGAATTCCCGCTGCTGGTCAATGCCAGGGCCGAGACCATGGCCGACAAGCCCGCCTTTCGCGACCCGCTCAAGCATGGTCGCTGCATCGTGCCGGCCAGCGGCTATTACGAATGGCATACGGGGCCCGACAAGCAGAAGCGGCCCTATTACATCACCCGCGCCGACGGTCAGCCCCTGGCCCTGGCGGGTTTATATGCCACCTGGAGCGGGCCGGAGGGGGAAGAGGTGGATTCGGTGGCCACCATCACCGTTCCGGCCAACGCGCAATTGTCGGTCGTGCACGATCGCATGCCGGCCATCCTGCTCGACGCGGAGAGTCAGGATGCCTGGCTCAATGTACGAGAGGTGCGGGCAAGGGAGGCGGCGCAACTGGCGCTGCCGCTTGCCGATGGCGTGCTGAAATTCCATCCCGTTTCGACGCGGGTCAATTCGGCGCGCGACGATGATCCGGGGCTGATCGAGCCGGTGAGCGACGAGGCGCCGATGCCGGAGGCCAAGCCGGCGCGGACGAAAAAGGTTGCCGGCGGCGGCGGACAGATGGATCTGTTCTAG
- a CDS encoding hemerythrin domain-containing protein produces MLLKDIQFLDDATRPAIPALPGITEAQKRPGQHLRMIHDHLRENMEVLGRLIERAAAGEATPDQVRAETADLVMVSNYRRFGTLCGQYCQFVHGHHSIEDQMIFPSIAAKGPAFKAIADRLQAEHVIVHQLLEQLIDALIRLSEAPGRSNFDDAVSVFRALEKVLLSHLGYEEEAIGDALGYFDIGV; encoded by the coding sequence ATGCTGCTCAAAGACATACAATTTCTCGACGACGCCACCCGTCCCGCCATTCCGGCCCTTCCCGGTATAACCGAGGCGCAGAAGCGTCCCGGCCAGCACCTGCGCATGATCCACGATCACCTGCGCGAGAACATGGAGGTGCTCGGGCGCCTGATCGAGCGCGCCGCGGCCGGCGAGGCGACACCCGACCAGGTCCGCGCCGAGACCGCCGATCTGGTCATGGTTTCCAATTATCGCCGGTTCGGCACCCTGTGCGGGCAATATTGCCAGTTCGTGCATGGCCACCACTCGATCGAAGACCAGATGATCTTCCCGTCGATCGCGGCGAAAGGCCCGGCCTTCAAGGCCATTGCCGATCGGCTCCAGGCCGAGCACGTCATCGTGCACCAATTGCTCGAACAGCTGATCGACGCGCTGATCCGGCTCTCCGAGGCCCCAGGTCGCAGCAATTTCGACGACGCGGTCAGCGTGTTCCGTGCGCTCGAAAAGGTGCTGCTCAGCCATCTCGGCTACGAAGAAGAGGCCATCGGCGACGCGCTGGGCTATTTCGACATCGGCGTCTAG
- a CDS encoding FAD-binding oxidoreductase produces MPLSTAEIASALADLVGSDNLVTDATHMGAWLNEPRKRFHVPAAAVVTPPDLAAVQAVMAWAHAHGVAIIPQGGNTGLVGAQVPRSGGEVILSLQKLDRIRSLDLAAGVMVAEAGVILETAHKAAEDAGAMFPLWLASQGSARIGGVLSSNAGGVNVLAYGNARELTLGVEAVLADGRLYRGLNALKKDNTGYDLKDLLVGAEGTLGIITAASLKLYPLPEDYETALVNVASPQAALEMFQLMRQRAGARLNAFELIPWIGLDFQLRHNMLDRDPTASASPWYALIELTRMAGTAPGALQSSLEAAFEAGLISDAVLAESLADRTRMWAFREQMSECQSREGASIKHDVSVPIAAIPALIAEGSAAAEKLVPGIRPVPFGHMGDGNIHFNFSMPLGADPKAFMAEFDEAMHEAIYEVVLRHGGSVSAEHGIGQLKVDLLERVKDPVALEMMRAIKTALDPKGILNPGKMLRAAP; encoded by the coding sequence ATGCCCCTCAGCACCGCCGAAATCGCTTCCGCCCTTGCCGACCTTGTCGGCAGCGACAATCTGGTGACGGATGCGACCCATATGGGGGCCTGGCTCAACGAGCCGCGCAAGCGCTTTCATGTGCCCGCCGCTGCCGTGGTCACCCCGCCCGATCTTGCCGCCGTGCAGGCCGTGATGGCCTGGGCGCATGCGCATGGCGTTGCCATCATCCCCCAGGGAGGCAATACCGGCCTCGTCGGCGCACAGGTGCCCCGCTCGGGCGGCGAGGTGATCCTCAGCCTGCAAAAGCTCGACCGCATCCGCTCGCTCGACCTGGCCGCCGGGGTGATGGTTGCCGAGGCCGGCGTCATTCTCGAAACCGCCCACAAGGCAGCCGAGGACGCCGGGGCCATGTTCCCGCTCTGGCTGGCCTCGCAGGGCTCGGCCCGTATCGGGGGCGTGCTGTCCTCCAATGCCGGGGGCGTCAATGTCCTGGCCTATGGCAATGCGCGCGAACTCACCCTCGGCGTCGAGGCGGTGCTGGCCGATGGGCGGCTTTATCGCGGGCTCAACGCCCTCAAGAAGGACAATACCGGCTACGATCTCAAGGACCTCCTGGTCGGTGCCGAGGGCACGCTCGGCATCATCACCGCCGCGAGCCTCAAGCTTTATCCGCTCCCCGAGGATTATGAGACCGCGCTCGTCAACGTCGCCTCGCCGCAGGCGGCGCTCGAGATGTTCCAGCTCATGCGCCAGCGCGCCGGCGCGCGCCTCAATGCCTTCGAGCTGATCCCCTGGATCGGGCTCGATTTCCAGCTGCGCCACAACATGCTCGACCGCGACCCGACCGCCAGCGCCTCACCCTGGTACGCGCTGATCGAGCTTACCCGCATGGCCGGCACCGCGCCCGGCGCCTTGCAATCGAGCCTCGAAGCCGCGTTCGAGGCCGGCCTCATCTCCGACGCCGTGCTCGCCGAAAGTCTTGCCGACCGCACCCGCATGTGGGCCTTTCGAGAACAGATGAGCGAGTGCCAGTCCCGCGAAGGCGCCTCGATCAAGCACGACGTTTCCGTGCCCATCGCCGCCATCCCGGCCCTCATCGCCGAAGGTTCGGCTGCCGCCGAAAAGCTCGTGCCGGGCATTCGCCCCGTGCCTTTCGGCCACATGGGCGACGGCAATATCCATTTCAATTTCTCCATGCCGCTGGGCGCCGATCCGAAGGCCTTCATGGCCGAGTTCGACGAGGCCATGCACGAAGCCATCTACGAGGTCGTGCTGCGCCATGGCGGCTCGGTCTCGGCCGAGCACGGCATCGGTCAGCTCAAGGTGGACCTGCTGGAGCGGGTCAAGGACCCGGTGGCGCTCGAGATGATGCGCGCCATCAAGACCGCGCTCGATCCCAAGGGCATTCTCAATCCGGGCAAGATGCTTCGCGCCGCGCCATAA
- a CDS encoding histidine phosphatase family protein, whose amino-acid sequence MTTLVWPEIYFIRHGETPWNAERRYQGRKDIPLNDKGRGQASQNGKTLAALFAARGIDPTSFEWHASPLGRTRETMDRVRLGFSQHLPDVQYDVRLMEISFGVLEGSLHDELPANMAVAPGARDETYWEFRPENGENYRDVEARLTEFAGVLKGPSVVVAHGGIARALRVLIERAPIAEVINWAPPQDVIMHFTPGRLELLGAADL is encoded by the coding sequence ATGACCACCCTTGTCTGGCCGGAAATTTACTTCATCCGGCATGGTGAAACGCCCTGGAACGCCGAGCGCCGCTATCAGGGGCGCAAGGATATTCCCCTCAACGACAAGGGCAGAGGCCAGGCTAGCCAGAACGGCAAGACCTTGGCGGCCCTGTTCGCGGCGCGCGGCATCGACCCCACCAGCTTTGAATGGCACGCCTCCCCGCTGGGGCGCACGCGCGAAACCATGGACAGGGTACGGCTGGGATTTTCCCAGCACCTGCCCGATGTGCAATATGACGTGCGGCTGATGGAAATCAGCTTCGGTGTGCTCGAAGGCAGCCTGCACGACGAATTGCCCGCCAACATGGCCGTGGCGCCCGGCGCGCGCGATGAAACCTATTGGGAATTCCGGCCCGAAAACGGCGAGAATTACCGCGACGTGGAAGCGCGGCTGACCGAATTTGCCGGCGTGCTCAAGGGCCCGTCGGTGGTGGTGGCGCATGGCGGCATCGCCCGGGCCTTGCGCGTCCTGATCGAGCGGGCGCCAATCGCCGAGGTCATCAACTGGGCGCCGCCCCAGGACGTGATCATGCACTTCACGCCCGGTCGCCTGGAACTGCTCGGGGCCGCCGACCTCTGA
- the aroC gene encoding chorismate synthase — MSFNTFGHLFRFTTWGESHGPALGVVVDGCPPGILLTPEIIQRDLDRRKPGQSKYTTQRREPDEVRILSGVFEDERTDGPRTTGTPISLMIENTDQRSKDYSEIRDKYRPGHADFTYDQKYGIRDYRGGGRTSARETAARVAAGAVARQVLSGITIRASLVQVGPHKIDYDNFDWAQVGENPFFCADAKAAALWADYLDGIRKDGNSVGAVIEVVAEGVPPGWGAPVYGKLSADLASAMMSINAVKAVEIGAGFEAASLTGVENADEMRAGPEAPYFLSNKAGGILGGISNGDPVVCRFAVKPTSSILTPRQTVTSANEDADIITKGRHDPCVGIRAVPVGEAMMALVLADHMLRHRGQTGREAGVGFQRN, encoded by the coding sequence ATGTCTTTCAACACGTTCGGGCATCTTTTCCGGTTCACCACCTGGGGCGAAAGTCATGGGCCGGCGCTGGGCGTCGTGGTCGATGGCTGCCCGCCGGGCATTCTGCTGACCCCCGAAATCATCCAGCGCGACCTCGACCGCCGCAAGCCGGGCCAGAGCAAATACACGACCCAGCGACGCGAGCCCGACGAAGTGCGCATCCTTTCGGGCGTGTTCGAGGACGAGCGTACCGACGGGCCGCGCACCACCGGCACGCCCATTTCGCTGATGATCGAGAACACCGACCAGCGCTCCAAGGATTATTCGGAAATCCGGGACAAGTATCGCCCGGGCCATGCCGACTTCACCTATGACCAGAAATACGGCATCCGCGATTATCGGGGCGGCGGTCGCACCTCGGCGCGCGAAACGGCGGCGCGGGTCGCAGCGGGCGCGGTGGCGCGGCAGGTACTGTCCGGCATCACCATCCGCGCCAGCCTCGTGCAGGTGGGTCCGCACAAGATCGACTACGACAATTTCGACTGGGCGCAGGTGGGCGAAAACCCCTTCTTCTGTGCCGATGCCAAGGCAGCCGCGCTCTGGGCGGATTACCTCGACGGCATCCGGAAGGACGGCAATTCGGTGGGGGCGGTAATCGAGGTGGTGGCCGAGGGCGTGCCGCCCGGCTGGGGCGCGCCGGTCTATGGCAAGCTCAGCGCCGATCTCGCTTCGGCCATGATGAGCATCAACGCGGTCAAGGCGGTGGAAATCGGCGCCGGCTTCGAGGCCGCCAGCCTCACCGGGGTCGAGAATGCCGATGAAATGCGCGCCGGACCGGAGGCGCCCTATTTCCTGTCGAACAAGGCCGGCGGCATTCTGGGCGGCATTTCCAATGGCGACCCGGTGGTGTGCCGCTTTGCGGTCAAGCCGACCTCCTCGATCCTGACGCCGCGCCAGACGGTGACGAGCGCCAACGAGGACGCCGACATCATCACCAAGGGTCGGCACGACCCTTGCGTCGGCATCCGTGCCGTGCCGGTCGGCGAGGCAATGATGGCGCTGGTGCTGGCCGACCACATGCTGCGCCATCGCGGCCAGACGGGCCGGGAAGCCGGCGTGGGTTTCCAGCGCAACTAG